A genomic window from Lycium barbarum isolate Lr01 chromosome 4, ASM1917538v2, whole genome shotgun sequence includes:
- the LOC132638204 gene encoding cytochrome P450 87A3-like, which translates to MWNIILCVVGLVVVGITHWVYRWRHPKCKGILPPGSMGIPLIGETLQYFSKGPYEGIPPFIAKRTAKYGTLFKTSLVGQPIVISTDPEINYYVFQQEDKLFQCSYTKSAVELSGKQGLMGSGGSAHKYLRNLVLSLTGPDKLKTKLVSEVDFITREHLHRWTTQGEVEVKDASEIMLFVFIAGKILGMNEQEALTLRGHYKAFVKGFLSFPINLPGTAFHSGLQGRKSAIKMIKDIFEKRRSSKEKANEQDFIDNLLQEINNEETFITEDTAVDLIFFVIFAAHETTSSTMTLLFKYLTEHPDVLKQLKEEHENILRNREDKDAPISWVEYKSMTFTHKVTNETVRLANIAPGIFRKVLKDVEIKGYTIPEGWTMVVCAPSVHLDENKYENPLEFNPSRWKDEELHGASKRFMAFGGGNRMCVGADLSKMQTSIFLHYLMTRFRWNVSNKGNIIRQPYLNFNDGIRIRVHEIQRENSQKITT; encoded by the exons ATGTGGAATATTATTCTCTGTGTTGTAGGACTAGTAGTAGTAGGAATAACACATTGGGTGTATAGATGGAGACATCCCAAATGCAAAGGAATATTGCCTCCTGGTTCTATGGGTATTCCCCTTATTGGAGAGACTCTTCAATATTTCTCCAAAGGTCCATATGAAGGAATTCCACCCTTCATTGCTAAAAGAACAGCAAA GTATGGAACTCTATTTAAAACAAGTTTAGTTGGGCAGCCAATAGTGATATCAACAGATCCGGAGATAAATTACTATGTGTTCCAACAAGAAGATAAGTTGTTCCAATGTTCTTACACAAAGAGTGCTGTTGAGCTCTCTGGAAAACAAGGTTTGATGGGTAGTGGTGGATCAGCCCATAAATATCTTAGGAATTTAGTTCTATCACTTACAGGACCAGATAAACTTAAGACTAAGTTGGTGTCTGAAGTTGATTTCATAACTCGTGAACACTTGCATAGATGGACAACCCAAGGTGAAGTTGAAGTCAAAGATGCTTCTGAAATT atGTTGTTCGTATTTATTGCGGGAAAGATCCTTGGTATGAATGAACAAGAGGCATTGACTCTAAGAGGACATTACAAAGCTTTTGTTAAAGGCTTTCTCTCATTTCCTATCAATTTGCCTGGAACAGCTTTTCATTCAGGTTTACAG GGGCGTAAAAGTGCTATAAAGATGATCAAAGACATATTCGAGAAAAGGAGGTCATCCAAGGAGAAAGCAAATGAGCAAGACTTCATAGATAACTTACTTCAAgaaataaacaatgaagaaacaTTTATAACTGAAGATACAGCAGTGGATTTAATCTTCTTTGTTATATTTGCGGCCCATGAAACTACTTCTTCAACCATGACACTACTCTTTAAATACCTTACTGAACATCCTGATGTTCTAAAACAACTAAAG GAAGAACATGAGAACATTCTTAGAAACCGAGAAGATAAAGACGCCCCAATTTCATGGGTTGAGTACAAGTCCATGACCTTCACACATAAG GTTACAAATGAAACAGTAAGGCTTGCCAATATAGCCCCAGGAATTTTCAGAAAAGTACTAAAAGATGTGGAAATTAAAG GATATACTATTCCCGAAGGATGGACAATGGTTGTATGCGCACCATCAGTTCATTTAGATGAAAACAAGTATGAGAACCCCCTTGAGTTTAATCCATCACGATGGAAG GATGAAGAACTACATGGTGCATCCAAAAGGTTCATGGCGTTTGGTGGAGGAAATAGAATGTGCGTTGGAGCTGATCTCTCAAAGATGCAAACATCTATTTTTCTCCACTACTTGATGACAAGATTTAG GTGGAATGTTTCTAATAAGGGAAACATCATACGACAACCTTATTTGAACTTCAACGATGGGATACGGATTCGAGTTCATGAGATTCAAAGAGAAAATAGTCAAAAGATTACTACTTGA